The proteins below are encoded in one region of Erinaceus europaeus chromosome 15, mEriEur2.1, whole genome shotgun sequence:
- the PRM3 gene encoding protamine-3, whose translation MGSRCAKLGTGPGRSHVSSMKKLVACVSQDNFSLSSGGEEEEEEEEEEEEEEEAAVAAEPEAGEEQEDGDEEEEEDEGDEEEEEEDEEELPLQGKLLLMEPERQGAPPEAKPGPP comes from the coding sequence ATGGGTTCCCGCTGTGCCAAGCTGGGCACGGGGCCTGGCCGCAGCCACGTGTCCTCCATGAAGAAGCTGGTGGCCTGCGTGAGTCAGGACAACTTCTCCCTGTCCTCGGGcggcgaggaggaggaggaggaggaggaggaggaggaggaagaggaggaggcagcgGTGGCGGCGGAGCCCGAGGcgggggaggagcaggaggacggagacgaagaggaggaggaggacgagggggatgaggaggaagaggaggaggacgaggaggagctTCCCCTGCAGGGCAAGCTGCTGCTGATGGAGCCGGAGCGGCAGGGGGCGCCCCCAGAAGCCAAGCCCGGGCCCCCGtag